A region of Chelonia mydas isolate rCheMyd1 chromosome 7, rCheMyd1.pri.v2, whole genome shotgun sequence DNA encodes the following proteins:
- the NPFFR1 gene encoding LOW QUALITY PROTEIN: neuropeptide FF receptor 1 (The sequence of the model RefSeq protein was modified relative to this genomic sequence to represent the inferred CDS: inserted 1 base in 1 codon) encodes MEEKVFGITIKETLIRTEKLSSPYSKNDSRIRVFREKYAFSSHYQHSAPIAALFLLAYILIFLMCMTGNMLPGVTVLTNRQMWTVTNMFILNLAIRDLLVGTFCMPTTLVDNLITGWPFENIICKMSGLVQGMSVSSSVFTLVAIAVERFHCIVYPFRQKLTLRKALITIVIIWVLALIIMCPSAVTLTVTRDEYHFMVVTYNNSYLLYSXWEAWPDKPILMR; translated from the exons ATGGAAGAGAAAGTGTTTGGAATAACAATAAAAGAAACACTAATCAGGACAGAAAAGCT CAGCTCACCATACTCCAAGAATGACAGCAGAATCCGTGTCTTCAGGGAGAAGTACGCTTTTTCGTCTCACTATCAGCACTCCGCCCCCATAGCTGCCCTGTTCCTCCTGGCCTACATCCTCATCTTCCTGATGTGCATGACTGGCAATATGCTTCCAGGTGTCACCGTGCTGACAAATCGGCAGATGTGGACCGTCACCAATATGTTCATTCTCAACCTGGCCATCCGCGATCTGCTGGTGGGCACCTTCTGTATGCCAACCACGCTAGTGGACAACCTGATCACAG GTTGGCCATTTGAAAACATCATATGTAAAATGAGTGGACTGGTGCAGGGGATGTCTGTCTCCTCTTCAGTTTTCACTCTGGTGGCCATTGCAGTGGAAAG GTTTCATTGCATTGTTTACCCCTTCAGACAGAAACTAACCCTGAGGAAAGCCCTAATCACCATAGTTATCATTTGGGTCTTGGCCTTGATAATCATGTGCCCCTCTGCAGTCACCTTGACAGTCACCAGGGATGAATATCATTTCATGGTGGTTACATACAACAATTCTTACCTGCTGTACT TGTGGGAGGCATGGCCTGACAAGCCAATTCTAATGAGATAA